GATGACGGGAAACAAATTAACAAGGACTAAAATCAGTACTTACTATGTTCCCGCTACTATGCTTGTGTCATCCTCTGTCTGTTCAACTTTGAAGATCCTCGCCAAACCAAAGTCTGCAATTTTAGGGTTCATATGTGCGTCAAGCAAGATATTGGCTGCTTTTAGGTCACGGTGGATTATCCTAGGCCGAGAATCTTCATGGAGATAAAGTAATCCTCGAGCAATTCCTGTGATGATATTGTAGCGTGTAGGCCAATCCAGTTCTCCTTGTTTTTTAGGATCTGAGGCACATATAATAATAAGTTACCTAGTACATGACAAATCAATAAGAACATTCAAGAGAATCATCTAattgtaggaacatatagatgcataaagcggaatttcaggaaacaatttcctaacatctatcacatgatcacatgcataacaataatatagatcagattaagttgaaagaataatcacctttgtagcgtgttctcccgttcgtatgcaagcttcaaagatcttagagccccacttgttgctcctctacttagtccacaagcaccaattgaatcccacgtatgctagtacggaagagaacgatcacgatcaatctcttgctttgtttgggaagaacgaCGTTTCAGAGaaatagaattagggtttttgtgttttcctttttgtcagatattgaatgaacgtgatttctaaatccctgacattataactattataatgtgagagttttaggttaacacaaaaccaaagcccaacattctttcccttaatagaccggttgccatcgggccttttgggcccattccaattagtgcttatatgtgtgaccttataggattaaattattttagttgtaggtccaatcaatattgtcctactaatcacatttattctctagcaagcaaatatgattactaaaataattaacttattatcttcataattaattcctatttgtatttagtaattgccggaaatgtctaaggacataattccttcaatctcccacttgtccgaagacaagaaagcaatgctaaattccttaagtctcttaatgccaaaatttgataactcactgttattctcaaattctagtttcttgatcgccgagttcgaactgttcaaataaagattaacattttaatcccattccgcatggccatgcaatttttcagttctcgctcatcaagaggcccagacaccattcctatcaaataggaggacttattcactcttgtatgaccaaaactcccactcaattcttagcccacctgatcactgcttttataacctccttttacggcgcggcgtttaacagagtcaaggttaaactaattgtctcatggttattaagacatactcatgtctaaggaatccactaaatatagaattttgattctacttttagaatctagttaggtcaagtctcaatgcatcaagtatacatccatataatcaattagacatccctatgtctccatagcccatggaactgcactatcaattaattacatgctagtcttctcataaatcacttatgtccaatttagtgattcagactagggacttaataagttgtgatttcagttcactttatagggttccattatcaaaacgttttcgataatcctatttgaaaacacaagttatttggacattttatttaatactaaaccaaacaattaaataagaatggacttttattgataaacattcaaaacataataaatgtctttacaattgtaaacataaagtaaacaaactaaagccattctcccatatgcctaagccccatagacctagtatgactctcatgcttaggttgagcaagcggtttagtcagaggatcagccacgttatcctcagtatgaaccttgcttactttcacatcccctctttcaacgatctctcgaataagatggaatctcctgagcacatgtttggatttttggtgcgatctgggttccttggactgggaaatggcaccattcactagtagaaaaaacccttattgcagcgggcttttagacccctgttgcagcgtacatcgtatgctgcaactggggggcctgcaacaagtctgaacttgttgcagcgtacaatgttcgctgcaaaaagtgatttgttgcagcgggcttttagatgtacgctgcaacaagtgccaaaaaattggcaaaattttggacttgttgcagcgtacatataaaagcccgctgcaacagacccaactttttgcagcgtacatttatttgtacgctgcaacaagtctgaattactcaattttttgcagcgtacatttatttgtacgctgcaacaagtctgaatttttgcgaaatttttttcccttgttgcagcgtacaacatatatgtacgctgcaaaaaagcacttttggcgggaaaattctaattttgtttagggatacctagagtgccttgcaccaaatatagaaacctgtcaaaacaataatagaataacgcaacctgtataacaaatataaaaacaacaactggagttttgtatactatatatcccaaaaccaaagtgcacatattacatttaaatatatgttccaatttcaacataaacatacattttaatataaaatttattctataacaactaaaccaactcgatcaagcgcgctaaagccaataataaatacttgttggtaaaaaacttagcccattgctcacgaaccacatcaaattcctcgcataaggcgcaatcctcggagtgtagacctttacaaaaacagaaatttaaattaaacattagattaaatacaaattaaatatcacattttaacattcaagaaactaatgacaatgtcctaatagtctaaaatgagtccttaagttctttagttcaaagttgggagcgaaaatgtcattttagcctaaatatgacctataacgacccaatgagcctataggtgcataaatagattggaacgagtcttagatcgttaaaattatgcatattaaacatgtaataagttttaaatgagtccttatgttctttattttaaagttgggagcgaaaatgccttattttagcctagatatgacctataacgatcaaacaagcattaaatgggtataagtagattagaataagtcctagaaactcaaaactaagcttattaatcatataataatttaaaaatgagtccttaggttcttaagttcaaagttgggagcgaaaatgtcattttagcctaaatatgacctaaaacgacacaatgagccttaaatatgcataaatggattggaacgagtcttataaagttaaaattatgcatattaaacatgtattaagtttaaaatgcgtgcttaggttctttattttaaagttaggagcgaaaatgcctcattttagcctaaatatgacctataacgataaaacaagcattaaatgtgcataaatagattagaataagtcttagaaacttaaaactaagcatatttatcatataataagtttaaaatgagtcattaggttcttaagttcaaagttgggagcgaaaatagcactttagcctaaatatgacctataacgacacaatgagccttaaatatgcataaatggattggaatgagttctagaaagtcaaaactaagcatataaaaaattgatttccTCAGGAAATTCTACATAATATACATTGATTTCTGTGATTAAACATTTCTATGCTACACAACCCAattaaaagggaaaagaaagcgTACCGATAATACAATTAATACATTTAACAAAGAGTCAAAGACTAATCATCCAGTGATTACACCAGCCAAAACATCACTCTTACCTCGAGCAAAAATTGTGTAAACTAAACGAATTGCATCCAGCCAACCATCCAAAGATTCCCACGAGTCAGCTACCTAAGATGTCCAGTGAGAGAACAGCAGCGTTATAAGGCCAAATTTCCAGTTATCGTCATAACAAATTGAGAAACAATCAAGGACCGCTATGGAAAGAGCCGGCTACCCTTGTGAATGTTAAGCTTATGCATTTAGTTTGTTTCGTAATATATGTAATGGTCTATAAGGACCTTAATTTTTTGTTTAGTTTGTAAAACTTTTTCATTTCAGTAAATTTAACCCTatgtcaaaataaaaaaataaaaagacatTGAGGAAAAAGAATCATTGAGATGTATGGAAAATGCAGATATAAAAGGTAAAAGAAGTTGCTAACCAAGTATACAGGTCCGTGTATTGTGTCAATGAAGAGTCCAGCCCCAGGTGGTAAAGTAAGATCAGCAGATGCTGACACTGAAACAATGTCAGGGATGTCAACTTTGACGGCtctattttttatatttggcCCATCTACTTGCTTGCTAGAAAGACTCTGCCGTGATGTCTTTTGTTCGGATACAATCTGCATTAGAAAGGGGTGGTTCAGTAAGAAACATTACTTTCAACCATCCATCAGATTGCACAATGGTCAAATATCTCAACATATCTCCATAATCTATACCATTATCCAACTGCCTGAGTCAAGATGAATGTCATGTCTCCACATATAATTGAGAAAATCTCAAGAGATATCTATCTTAGTTACACACAGCAATAGATAGGTCCCCATAAATTTTAGAAAACCAATTAAAGAAACTACCATATAACAAGAACTTGATAGCTCTCCATCGCAAGTATCCATAGGTGAAAATTCCAACTAAAGTAACTTTCAGATGCTAAATCAACCCCAAGGATGAAACGAGTACAATACAGTATCCTTGCAAGTTTCTCAAGTCAAGATAGAGAAAGGGAGAAAGAGAGGCATTGCTAACTTCACTGCAAGACGTTGGAAAACAAAGACAAACAACAATCAATATAATTTGGGAAATTCTACATGGTGGTCTACTGGTTTGGAAAATTTTACATggtggaaaataaataaattaaagggaCCCAAAAAAATTATTGTTCTGCAAAAACGATCTATTTATAGAAGTTAAATTGTTGAATATAAACGAGGTTGGACTGGGGAAGCTGTTGCTGGAGAGGCCAAGCCGATTTCTCCGAGTCAGCTTTGTCAGATCcatgagaagaagaagaaaaagacatCTCGATTCTTTTGATGTTGCCAAGTTTGCATTTGAATTGGTTGGCTGGTTCGCTGAACAGATTGGCTGGGGAATAGCTCGTTGATAGCTAAACTGGCTTGCCAGCGGAGACGTGGGCTGCGTGTGGTTGTTGCCTTGTTGGTGAAGATGGAGAGAAGAAGTGGTGAGATTGGGTGGTAGAGTGGTGGGTGCGGTGGTGGGGTCAGGTAGCGCGATGGGGTTGGACTGGTCGGTGGGGTCAGGTGGTGGCGTGGGGTGGTTAGGTTGGTTTGGATGGTGGGTGGTGGTGGGAGACTTGGAGTGAGGTGTATTAACTAGAGGGTAGGTTAGTAATTATATTTAGGGTCAGAAATATGGTAAATTAGTGGTGGGTTAGCCATAACTTTAGTTGATAACGACACTTAGTGTATTAAGCCATTACCAAGAAAATGAAACTTTTTAGTTTCCACCATGTAGAATTTCCCAAACGAAGAGGTCAGGATGTAGAACTTCCCATATAGTTTTCATCAAAGAAATGTATTTGTTACTATATGAAAAGATATCACATGGAAAGATGTTTAGAAAAATAGGATTATTTAGCTAAACAATGCTCTAAACGCAATGCAACTGAGCCATGGAAAGCACAACACCTGAAGTGTCTGATTAAATATTGCCTGTCTAACATCCTGGAGTGTCTGATTAAATATTCACTTTCCTTCCCAAGCCAGGAGATAGTGAAATTACCTGATAAAGACCCTCATGGTTAAGGACAAATTGTGTCCGCTTCCAATCACTATGGGGGCCTATTGGATTTCCTGGAGGTGGAGCCGTCAGATATCCCACTTTAAGATAGGGCAAAGGAAGCTGAAAAATAGATAAGAGAGATTTAGAACAAATCATGACTTAACACACTGCAAAAGGAGAAGCCTTGTGTTAACGTCAGGGAGCAACACAAACCACTATATATGAAAATGCATAAAGGTGCATGTTTTGTCTGCAAGAACATTTCCtctttccccccccccccccctccccccctccCCGCCCTCTTCCTTGAAACACTGGATTATCTCCAGAAGCAACTAGAGTAACTAGAGTAGAGAACTAAATCAAACAAATATCAATTGAACCATAATTTCTGTCCCTAAAAGGTCAAGCTTCGGAAACAGAATTTTAAGGAACGTCTCTACTATATTCCTTGATATGTTTTCACTTGACATTCATGAAAGGTGAAAGTTGATCAAAGCTCTGGGAGTGTCCTTAAACATACACAAAGTACTTGATAATTTGATTCGGGTAAAGCCGTAAAGGGATTACCTATTGAGGGGTGGGGAGAGGGTCAAACTAGCATTGAGGATAACTAAATGGAAAGTAGAATGTGGTTTTTACAGTCACGTAAAATGCTGAAATGTAACTAGAACTATGTACACTTTCTGTTGATTTTATGTAAAGCACTCTTACCATAGAACGGACTAGCCTCAGTGCACTGCGGTAGACCTACAAGTTTAAAAGCAAAAccaaaaaaactgtcaaaattacAACTCAACAAGAAACCTCGTCAGAGAAAACAGATATGATGCAACTGTTTGCAATAGGAATACATTGGCCTAGCATAATGATTTTGCGTTATAATTTTTCCTTGCATTTCTCCAATAATATTCTGAGCTTGAAAGTTGTATCAGGATGAAAAATACAAAGCGCAAGAGCCCAATAGGTCCAATTTCAAGAGACAAAAAAACACCCACCAAGAATTCTACCAAAGCAGATTTAGGAAGGTTGAGGTGTATACAAGCCTACCCGCATCAATGTTTCGTGAGGACCGCTGAAGAGGCAGGGAGGGTGAAGATGAGAAACCAGAATTGCAGAGAGCTTACCGAGTAATTTGGCTTCAATGCGTGAGCAGCTGCAATATAGACAGCGCACTGACTATACAAGTCATTGGGCGAAATATCATTATGGCTGACTGATCCCCCGATTCTTAGCAAGTCCTCGGCTAAGCCATACTGCAAAACCAAAATATACATAACTCACCTTATCATCCGATCTCAGTGACCGTGTAACCCTTCAATACAACACAATATCCAgatgataataataaaagaaagaagaaagcaCTGGACAAGCATTGCTAAAACAGAAAAGAATAATTGAGGACTAACCAAAACAGTTCCGAGGTTGTAAATAGCCCTATGAAAGTCAAACTGCAACTGAATTGCTGCACGGAACTGCATCAAGGTATATTACAGAGAATCAAATAATAGTGAAGATTCAATAATATTCATAATTTCGTATGTAACCCACACCTAAAATCATTTAGTTATCTTGGGTTTATCAAGTAATATGTTTGCACCTTACTAATTGCCGTCTTAACAATGTTATGCTTTTCCTTAGCAGGGACTATCGCACTGAGTTCCTGTATCACAAAACAGGGAATGGTAAAGCCAAAGTCTGAGAGCATTGTACTGCCACTAACTTTCTAGTGTAAAAAAAATGCATCTCAGCCTTTCCTTTCTGCATTTCTCACTGTATAGATGAGAAATATTACCTGCAGTGCAAGTCCCCAGTTGTTAAGCGCCTGGAAAGGAACAATGAGATTGTTACAATGACAAAAATGAACAGAAATCTAAAGAATTGTAGTAAAAAGATAAAATAGCcaaatacaaaaagaaaaaaacctgGGGACTATTCCAATTCAACTGCACAGCTTTTCCGTAGTAATCTGTGGCCTGAAAGGAAGataattaggtcataaggtctACTTAAATAATACAAAGCAAAAGCCTAAATATTCTACTTTCATCATTTCATAATGAGTTAATATTTCCAAACACCCATAATTTGTAAGAAAATAGCATCAATTGTGTTCTTGGTACATCCAACAATAAGTGAACGTCAAATGAACAACTCAGAGAAAAGGTCACCACTTTGCTTCAGAGATTTATGATCAATACAGCTTCTGGAAATGATAGGATGAAAATACAACAAGACCATAAAAAATGAAGGTaaagaattataacatgaaaaATCACATTTCAATAGTACGTACAATGCAATTAACAACAGTCAACCCACCTCCCCTGCTCCACCCCACCAcgaccgccaccaccaccaccaccattctcTAATTCCAACACCGCCCCATCTTTATCTATGAATAAACCctaaaaaacgaattgaacaaaccctaaaaacgaattgaacaaacgaattgaaccgtaaaaacgaattgaacaaaagaatagaacaaaccctaaaacgaattgaacaaacaaattgaacaaaacctAAAACGAAGCACAGAACTCAAAAAAATGAATTGAACAAAACGGCATCTGCAGAGGAGGCGAGAAAAGAGACCCACCGGCGACTGGCGAGGAGGCCAGAACCACCGACGACTCGACGAGGAAGCTAGATTGATGACGCaggaatggttttttttttgaggggggcgacgcagggaaagctatggggaagaagaagggagttgagCGCGCGCGAGAGCTGAAGTTTTGAGATGCTTAATTTGTTCTGAATTACTCCGTAGTATAATATTGCAGCGAATTTTTTTATccgggttattgcagggggcttttaaatgtacgctgcaataaaacgggctattgcagggggcttttaaaatgtacgctgcaacaaacacttttgcagggaacaattaaattgtacgctgcaacaaccatttaaatggtttgacccgcgttgaccaactagttgttgaagcgtattaatacatgtacgctgcaacaagggggctgcaacaggggttttttctactagtgattgttgtcacaatacaactcaatgccattttcaatgctaggaactacaccaagttcactaatgaactttttgatccaaacagcttcttttgctgcatcacttgctgcaatatactcagcctctgttgtagaatctgcgatggtactctgcttagaactcttccagctcacagcccctccattgagacaaaatatgaaaccagattgtgatcgaaaatcatctttgtcactttggaagcttgcatcggtgtatccagtggcaaccaactcattatctccaccatagaccaagaaatcatccttagtccttcttaagtacttaaggatattctttgctgccatccagtgcgcctctcctgggtttgactggtatctgctgcacatactcaaagcatatgcaacatccggtcgagtgcataccatggcatacataatggaccctactgcagaggcataaggaacattactcatgcgcttgacctcatcaggtgtcgaaggacactgagtcttgccaagtgaaatgccatgttgcatgggaatgaaacctcttttggagttttccagctcgaaccttgcaagaaccttatcaatataagtctcttggctaagtccaatcagccttttggatctatctctatggatccttattcccaagatgtattcagcttctcctaggtctttcatggaaaaacaacttttaagccattccttgactgactcaagcatggtcttgtcgtttcctatgagaagtatgtcatccacatacaagactaggaaagcaatactactcccactcaacttcttgtatatacaagattcctcttcatttctgaggaagccaaaagatttgactgcctcatcaaatctgaggttccaactccgggatgcttgcttaagcccataaatggacttcttaagcttgcaaacttttcttagactgtttggatcttcaaaaccttgtggttgtgtcatgtacacatcctctttcaagaacccattcaagaaagcggttttgacgtccatctgccagatctcatagtcatgaaaggcggcaatcgcaagaattatcctaatggatttcagcatggctactggtgagaaggtttcatcatagtcaataccatgaatttgtctaaaaccttttgccactagtcttgccttaaagacatcaatatttccatctttgtcctttttcagtttgaaaatccatttgcaacctatgggtttaaccccatcaggcaaagcaaccaagtcccatacttgattttcaaacatcgaatccatttcggatctcatggcttcaagccatttctcggagtcttgactcgtcaaagcatttgtgtagctagtaagttcctcatgttctaaaatctctatttcagaactttcagtcaaaaggaaattgttgattctgagttttgatgatgacaacgcaaACTTCCTAATCATTGTTTAAGTGTGTTTTTGTAATGCTAAGTTAGGGAGTGCATGAGTAGGACAAACTAAGCATGTGGAACAAACACTAAGCAATGCATGGAATTCCTAAAGAATCGATCAAGTCTGCATAAGAAGGTTGTTCCCAAGACAGCTGTTCCCGAGACAgcgggaacagctgttcccaagacagcgggaacagctgttcctaagacggctgttcccacgacggctgttcccaagacggctgttcccgcgacggctgttcccaagacggctgttcccgcgacggctgttcccaagacggctgttcccacggCGGCTGTTCCTAAGACGGTTGTTCCCAAAGACGGTTGCTCCTAAAGCAGGCTGATCCTCAACGACTGATCCTAAAGCAAGTTATTAAGGGTGCTCCTCATATAGTATGAAGATCATCAaagttccagagaaggaacaatgcatgAAGCATTCAGGTGATGCTTCAAAAGGTGCCAACATAgaagctacaacatatgagtttatgtttagattttatgtaagtattttaataacgtttatgcataatatggaacaaaaggaacacgtgtgttttaatatgtttgagaaaatagtttttgtaaataaaataaagttttataaaggaaaatcttttggaaaataaataaaacgattttgagaaaatcaacattggattctgatttagaattccttgttttccaagaaaaggtttttacttattcctaaaactactcccactattttctctaaaattgaacgtgttaaaagtggtttgaagaagtctccctgtttctctcaatCAACGTGCACGTTACTGCTCCCAGTAACTCCCAGTATCagaaatcaatatatctctttgacg
This Spinacia oleracea cultivar Varoflay chromosome 6, BTI_SOV_V1, whole genome shotgun sequence DNA region includes the following protein-coding sequences:
- the LOC130462912 gene encoding protein HLB1-like — protein: MVVVVVAVVVGWSRGGGLTVVNCIATDYYGKAVQLNWNSPQALNNWGLALQELSAIVPAKEKHNIVKTAISKFRAAIQLQFDFHRAIYNLGTVLYGLAEDLLRIGGSVSHNDISPNDLYSQCAVYIAAAHALKPNYSVYRSALRLVRSMLPLPYLKVGYLTAPPPGNPIGPHSDWKRTQFVLNHEGLYQIVSEQKTSRQSLSSKQVDGPNIKNRAVKVDIPDIVSVSASADLTLPPGAGLFIDTIHGPVYLVADSWESLDGWLDAIRLVYTIFARGLHSEDCALCEEFDVVREQWAKFFTNKYLLLALARLIELV